The following DNA comes from Lentibacillus sp. Marseille-P4043.
CATCCATTATGGTTGGAATTATCTGTGGGGTAATTGGTTGTTTTATTGTCCTGCGTGGAATGGCTTTAATGGGAGATGCCATTTCACATGCGGTTTTACCAGGTGTAGCGGTTTCCTATTTTTTAGGAATCAACTTTTTCTTTGGAGCAGTTTTTACAGGGGTACTCACAGCAATTGGAATTGGCTATATTAGTCAAAACAGCCGAATTAAAAACGATTCATCAATCGGAATAGTGTTCACTTCTGCCTTTGCGCTCGGGATTATTTTAATTACGCTAATGAAAAGCAGCACTGATTTATATCATATCCTGTTTGGAAATGTGTTGGCTGTCAGACCTTCGGATATGTGGATGACTTTAGTAATCGGGCTGATTGTACTCGTAAGTGTGTATGTTTTTTACAAGGAATTACTGGTGACTTCCTTTGATCCGACAATGGCGCAAGCATATGGCTTACCAAATAAGTTAATTCACTACTTTTTGATGACATTATTGACGATGGTAACTGTTGCATCATTGCAAACTGTTGGGATTATCTTGGTAGTTGCTATGTTAATTACGCCTGCAGCTACAGCATATTTGTTAACCAATCGGCTATCGACCATGATATTTCTCTCATCAGGATTTGGTGTTATTGCGGCTGTAATCTGCCTCTATATCAGTTATAAAGCAAATCTAGCTTCAGGTGCAACGATAGTACTGGTTGCAACCATTTTGTTTTTCATAACATTTATTATTTCACCAAAGCATGGTGTTCTATGGCGAACGATACGGTCCCGTAAGCAACGCGCATCGTATTCATAAAAAGGGAGGATTTTGAAAGTGAAAAAAGGCTTAGTTTTCATAGTGATGTTTACGGTAGTTTTTATATTTGCTGGATGTTCGGGAAATGAAGAAGGAGCTGCTGATGCGAAACAAAACGGAGAAAAGCTTCAGGTTGTCACGACGTACTCGATTTTATACGATATTGTGCAAAATGTTGCTGGTGACCTTGCAGAGGTCCACAGCTTAGTACCAATTGGAACGGACCCGCATTCATATGAACCATTGCCAGAGGATGTGCAGTTAACGTCTGATGCAGATATTGTATTTTATAACGGTTTCAATTTAGAGGCGGGTAATTCTTGGTTTCATAAGATGGTTGAGACAGCCGGAAAGTCAGAAGAAGACGAGACAGTTTTTCGCATTACGGAAGGGATCGATCCACAATTGTTAAAATCAGGCGGACATAAAGGAGAACCCGATCCACATGCGTGGCTGGATGCAAAAAATGGAATCGTTTATGCGGAAAATGCAAGGGATGCATTAATGAAGGCAGATCCGGATAATAAAGAAATATATGAACAGAATGCTGCGGATTATATTAAAGAATTAGAGGCAATGGATAATGAAATAAAACAAAAAGTCAATAAAATCCCTGAAGAAAAACGAGTTTTAGTAACAAGTGAAGGTGCGTTTAAGTATTTCTCGGCAGCATACGGCTTTCATGCGGCATACATTTGGGAAATCAATGCAGAAAATCAAGGTACACCTGATCAAATAAAGTCAGTTGTTGATACTATTAAGGAAAAAGAAATTCCGGGGTTGTTTATAGAAACTAGTGTTGATCCTCGTAGTATGGAAACAGTGTCCAATGAGACAGGGGCACCGATTGTAGGAAAAATATTTACGGATTCATTAGGAGAAGCGGGAGAAGAAGGGGATACGTATATAAAGATGATGGAATGGAATGTCGATATGATTACAAAAGGTTTGATGGAGTAATTTGTTAAAAATACGGGCAGCACTGTTTTAGATGGTGGCTAATTACGCTAATTTTTGGTAGAATAAAGTTCACGTAAGTAGTAGGAGGAAGCCGATATGCCAAAAGGAACAGGAAAAACAATTGCCCAAAATAAAAAAGCATCCCATGATTACTTTATTGAAGATACGTATGAAGCGGGTATTGTACTGCAAGGTACGGAAATCAAATCAATCCGTGCAGGCCGAATCAATTTAAAGGATTCACATGCACGAATCGATCGTGGCGAGGTAAAACTTATTAACATGCATATAGCAACGTATGAGCAGGGAAATCGGTTTAACCATGATCCAACACGAACACGTAAATTGCTGCTTCATCGCAAAGAAATTGATAAGTTGATTGGTTTAACACAGCAACAGGGTTATGCCCTCGTTCCATTAAAGGTTTATATTAAGAACGGTGTGGCAAAAATCCTTATTGGACTTGGCAGAGGGAAAAAGAAATATGATAAACGGGAAGATCTGAAGCGGAAACAAATGAAACGTGATATTGCTAGGGCGATAAAAGATCGTGATCATATGTAAATCCTTCCAGCCCTTGATATTATAACGATTCATGTTATAATAAGAATTGTCATCAAAAGACATAAAACTTAATAATTGCTCGATTTAAACCCCGAGCGTTTCTCTTTTATGGGGACGTTACGGATTCGACAGGGGTAGATTGAGCTCAGGTTGCACGTCGAGGTTACGGCTCGTAAAACGTTATTCGCCTAAATATAACTGGCAAAACTAACAATCAACCAGCTTTAGCAGCTGCGTAAGTAGTTCTAAAGCGATCCTTCCTGCATTCGCCCGTGATGCAGATTGAAGGGTCTCAAATGAAGCGGGCTATACTGTCATTCGCCGTCTGAGGATGATAGTTGAAACTAATCAGACTAGCTACTCGGAAGCCTGTTGGTAGGCTGAAGATGTAGCGAAGGATAATATACCAACTATGCGTGTAGAAGCCTGAGTGGCGATATCTCTGGACGTGGGTTCGATTCCCACCGTCTCCACCAATACATAAGTTGGTGGTTTTTTATTTTTTATAATGTAAAGCATAAAATTTCCGTTTGGAAGTTTTTATGCTTTATTTTATTTTAGGAACTTTATGCTGTACGTAACACAATAAAATTTACGCAAAGCTACATGCTTTCTTCCGTGTGGGAAATAACCTTGTGGAAATAGAAAAAATATTTACTAAAAATTATTGCAAATGAATATATAGTTGTATAGCATAAAAGGAAATTAAATTGGAGGAATGATCATGCCTGTGAATCCTAAAATTCAGTTTTTCTTGGACAAATTGAATGCGCTTCCTAAAACACCGTTGGATGAAATAACACCGGAAGCTTATCGAGCAATGGAAACAGAGTCAATAAAAAATCTTCCGCAATTGGAAGAACCGGTTAAAAAGGTTGAGGATCGGGTTTTAAAATTAAAGGGAAGGGATATCCCTGTCCGTGTTTACACCCCGAATAAAGGGACAGCCCCACATCCTGGTTTAGTTTATTACCACGGAGGTGGATGGGTATTGGGGGATTTAGAAAGTCATGATGCTGTTTGCCGATTTCTTGCAAATACAGCATCGTGTGTCGTTATTTCGGTAGACTATCGTTTAGCTCCAGAATCAAAATTTCCCGCTGCAGTAGATGATGCTTATGATTCATTGGAATGGATTGTGGAACACGAAGAGGAGTTTGCAATTGATCGAAGTCGGATTGCTGTTGGAGGTGATAGCGCTGGTGGGAATCTTGCAGCAGTTGCCTGTATCATTGCGAAAGAGCGGAAAGCACCAGAAATATGTCATCAGTTGCTTTTGTATCCGTCAACAGGTTTTAAAGAGGAGCCGCCTTCATTAAAAGAAAATGCAGAAGGGTATTTTTTAACTGCAGAATCCATGGAATGGTTTAGAAAGCATTATTTTAATAGTGATGACGACATGCTTCATCCATATGCTTCGCCGATTCTTTATCATGATTTAAGTGGCTTACCGTCCGCTACTATTTTGACTGCTCAGTATGATCCGTTGCGCGATGTGGGTAAGGCTTATGCAGAACAACTGGAAGTAAATGGGGTAAACGTTGTATATAAAAACTATGAAGATTTGATCCATGGATTTGCTAACTTTGCCGGATTTGTTCCAGAAGCTAAAGATGCCCTTGAAGATGGGGCGCGAAGTCTGGAAAAAGCCTTTGCATCATCCAAATAAAAACTGCGATAAATTAATATATGGATGTTTGCTTTTAAATTGGTAGGGAATAGTGATATATAGAGAAAGGGTGGTAGCAATGTCGACTATTCTATATCAAAAAGAATACATGAAAAATTTAAATCAGTTAAAAGATTTGGCTCCCGAACAGATGAAAGCCTTTTCCGAGTATAATGATGGCGTTTTTAAAGATGGAGCTTTGACGAAAAAGGACAAAGAAATTATTGCTGTAGCGATAGCACATGTAACACAATGCCCGTACTGTATTGATTCGCATACACGTAGTGCAAAAAAAGCAGGTGCTTCGCTTGAGGAATTGGTGGAAGCTGTATTTGTCGTTTCCGGAGTAGAAGCTGGTGGGGCAGTAACCCATAGTACGAATATGCATAATGCGAAAGACCCGGAAGCAGATGATACACTTTATGTAAGATCTAATTTGAAAAAGCTTGGTCAATTAGGAAAAAGTGCTCCTGACGCTTTTAAAGGGTATTCAAACTTTAATGCTGCAGCCATGAAAGAAGGAAAGCTAAGCGCCAAATTTAAAGAAATCATTGCAGTAGCTGTTGGACATGCCACGTTATGTCCATATTGTATTGATGTTCATACCAAAAATGCCGATAAAGCCGGTGCTACAGATGAAGAGCTTTCAGAAGCAGTATTGGTTGCGTCCGCTCTACTAGCTGGCGGATCGTATGCACACATGGCAAATATGATAAAAAGTTATGGAGAATAAGCATGGTTCAAAAATGAATACTTATAATGTAAAAAAAGGCCTCCAATTCATGGAGGTCTTTTTAAACTTTTCAAAAACTTATACATAATTTTCCTTGACTAAGGTTCAAAAGTATCAGATAATACTCATGAGTAATATAATTAACATCTTAGCTGGAGTTGTCACTAAAATGGGGAAACGCGGAAGAAAAAAAGGTGCAAATGGAGAACAAAGCCGGAAGCAATTACTGGATATTGCAGCGGAAGAGTTTGCACATAATGGATATTATGAAACAAAGATTAGCACTATTGTAAAACGGGCTGAGTTAACCCAACCAACTTTTTATTTATATTTCAAAGGAAAAGAGGAAATATTTCAGGAATTAGTCAATTTGTTTCGAGCCGAACTATCCAATCTTATAAAACAAAGCCGGCTTGAACCCGGAATTAGTTTGACTTCCTTTCCTGATAATATAAAGGGAAAACTAACAGCTATATTTCAGTTTTTTAAAGGAAATCCAAATTTAACGCAGATCGGATTATTTTTCGCACTCGAAGCAGAAAAAATAAAGCAACAATTATCTGATCAAATAGAGATGAACCTTATCGCCGAACAACAAGATGGTTATTTTCGCACAGACATCGATATGGGGATAGTAGCTGATAGTATTATGGGGATTATCGAACGGCTTACCGTTACCAAATTACTAAGTGGATTAAAAACCCCGGAAATGCTTGCAAATGAAATTGTCAACCTTTTGGTGTACGGACTGCATTATCAATAGGTATGTATCACGCGGACGGCATGGTGCAAAAAAATTGATCAAAGAATTTCTCTCTTCTTCTAGGTCTTTGAACAGCTTCATTCAGTTGGGCGTTCCTTGTCGTTGTAAAAATATAAAGGGAGCTGATTAAATAATGGAAGTGCTAGGGGAAGCAAAAACGGAATCGGTTGATGATGACTGGGTTGCCTTAATCCTGATGGCAAAACAGATTGGACTTACACAGGATGACGTTAGGAGGTTTATTCGAAAACAGCAAAGCATACAAATTCCTCAAAGGGGTAGTTCGTTATATAACAGTGAATTAAAAGAGATCAAATAAATCACTGTAAATTCTTTTTTTTCGGAGACATAAGCGGTAAAATAGCAGTATTGAAGATATTTTGAGAGGAGTAATTATAATGAGTACATACCCAAACGTTAACGAAACAAAAGAGATTATTAAACAGTTAGTGTCGATCCCAAGTCCTTCAGGTTACACGGAAAACGTAATTCAGTATGTCGATCGTTTTTTACAGGATTTACAGGTGGAAACTAGACGTAATCATAAAGGTGGATTAATTGCAACATTGCCTGGAGAAAATGATAAAGAACATAGAATGCTAACTGCACATGTCGATACATTAGGGGCGATGGTGAAGGAAGTAAAGGATAATGGCCGGCTTCGTCTGGACCTTATTGGCGGATTCAAGTATAACGCAATAGAGGGTGAGTACTGTGAGATACATACATCTAGTGGTAAGGTTTTTACCGGAACCATCTTAATGCATCAAACATCTGTTCATGTTTACAAGAATGCTGGGGATGCGAAACGTAATCAAGAAAATATGGAAGTTCGGATTGATGCCAAGGTGGAAAACGCTAAGGAAATTCGTGAACTTGGTATTGAGGTTGGGGATTTTGTGTCATTCGATCCACGAGTTCAGCTTGCCGATAACGGATTCATTAAATCCCGTCATTTAGATGACAAAGCAAGTGTTGGGATTTTGTTGCAGCTGATTAAGCGACTGAAAGAAGAAAATGTGACACTTCCATATACGACACATTTTCTAATTTCAAATAATGAGGAAATTGGCTATGGTGGAAATTCTAATATCACACCTGAAACGGTTGAATATTTAGCAGTTGATATGGGTGCCATGGGAGATGGCCAATCAACCGATGAATACACCGCTTCCATTTGTGTGAAGGATGCAAGTGGACCGTACCATTTTGGGTTGCGTAAACATCTTGTAGAGTTGGCGGAATCGAATGACATCGGCTATCAATTGGATATTTATCCGTATTATGGATCAGACGCATCGGCAGCGATCAGAGCTGGTCATGATATTGTTCATGGACTTATCGGACCAGGTATTGACTCATCCCATGCATATGAAAGAACACATGAAACATCTTTAGACTATACGGAACAATTGCTGTATCATTATGTTCTTTCTGGAATGGTAAAATATTAAGGAAATAATTTTGAAAAAGGCGAACCTACTCGTTTGGAGTGGACTCGTCTTTTTGTTTATCCATTTAAGTCTATTTTTCTTGAATAGAATGGGGATTTTTTGATATTCATAAGAAAGAAATATTAAAATATAGAAGTTGTTCGGTTGACCACTTTGAAGATGTTTCAATTTGGGAACATTATTTTCAGTGAAAAAGAAGTTTTGAAACATTTCACGGAAGCATTGAGTAAATTCCAGTTATATTTCGCGGGTCCGAACGTTAATTAACAGATCGAATATGATACAATAGTAAAAAAATACTGGATGGTGATTACCATGAGCTTTTATCAGCAAAGTAGGGATCAGATATTGCTGCATCTAAAAAATATAATTGATACAACATTAAAGGATATCCCGGCTGATGTGTATCTTTTTGGCTCATGGGCTCGGAAGGAAGAGAAAAGAACTTCTGATATTGATGTTGCACTTCAATCACCGGAAGAAATTCCGATAATAAAGTGGGTTGAACTCCGTGAAAGAATAGAAGAATCACCCCTTCCATATCGTGTTGATTTAGTCGATTTGTCAAAGGCAGATCAGGATCTTATTAATAGAATTAAAAAGGAGGGGATACAATGGAAAGGTTACTCGAACGAGTTCAAGTCGCAAACAAAGCCTTAAGGACATTTAATGAGGTGGTTAAAATTGAAAGCCCTTCCGCTATTGAACGCGATGCAGCAATTCAGCGCTTCGAATTTAGTTTTGAAGCATGTTGGAAAGCAGGTAAACAATATTTGTATAATGTTGAGGGCCTGGACATTGGTTCGCCAAAGGGCGTTATTCGTTCTTTTCGGGAAGTTGGTGTCTTTAGTGAAGAGGAAACTGTTCTTGGTTTACGGATGGTCGATCACCGTAATTTAACCGTGCATACATATAATGAGGATTTATCAATTGAAATTTCGGGAATGCTTCCACAATATTATCAGCTGTTGTGTAACTGGATGGAGCGTATACATAATAGGATTCACATGGATACGAAATAGGAGGGTTCCTGTGGTTTTTTTCTTTTATACGTTGGCGATTTTATTGATTTTTAGTGGTTTAGTTGCATTCTTTCGATCGGTCAAATATCGATTTAATCATGTATATATTAAGCTAGGCCAATTAAAAGTACCATTTTGGATCTGTAAAATGGCAGCTGCTGTTTTTGTTTTTGGCCTGGGGATTTTTTTATTAAGACAGTGGATATGATAAATAGAACGTGAGGACGAGATGACTTGCCATTTTGGGTAAGTCATTTTGCGTTCTGTAGATAGAAGATTATAATTAGGCCTAACAGATATTTGAAGTGGGAAGTAGGTATATTGATGAAACTTAGCATTTTAGATCAAGCACCAATTGCATCGGGAAAAACAGCCCAAGAAACGCTTGAGGATTCAATAAAACTTGCACAACTTGGAGACCGATTAGGCTATACGCGCTACTGGATTGCGGAACATCATGATATGTCCGGTTTAGCATGCCCCAACCCCGATGTGATGATTGGGATTATTG
Coding sequences within:
- the smpB gene encoding SsrA-binding protein SmpB, with protein sequence MPKGTGKTIAQNKKASHDYFIEDTYEAGIVLQGTEIKSIRAGRINLKDSHARIDRGEVKLINMHIATYEQGNRFNHDPTRTRKLLLHRKEIDKLIGLTQQQGYALVPLKVYIKNGVAKILIGLGRGKKKYDKREDLKRKQMKRDIARAIKDRDHM
- a CDS encoding TetR/AcrR family transcriptional regulator, whose protein sequence is MSNIINILAGVVTKMGKRGRKKGANGEQSRKQLLDIAAEEFAHNGYYETKISTIVKRAELTQPTFYLYFKGKEEIFQELVNLFRAELSNLIKQSRLEPGISLTSFPDNIKGKLTAIFQFFKGNPNLTQIGLFFALEAEKIKQQLSDQIEMNLIAEQQDGYFRTDIDMGIVADSIMGIIERLTVTKLLSGLKTPEMLANEIVNLLVYGLHYQ
- the sinI gene encoding DNA-binding anti-repressor SinI; translation: MEVLGEAKTESVDDDWVALILMAKQIGLTQDDVRRFIRKQQSIQIPQRGSSLYNSELKEIK
- a CDS encoding nucleotidyltransferase substrate binding protein; the encoded protein is MERLLERVQVANKALRTFNEVVKIESPSAIERDAAIQRFEFSFEACWKAGKQYLYNVEGLDIGSPKGVIRSFREVGVFSEEETVLGLRMVDHRNLTVHTYNEDLSIEISGMLPQYYQLLCNWMERIHNRIHMDTK
- a CDS encoding M42 family metallopeptidase, whose product is MSTYPNVNETKEIIKQLVSIPSPSGYTENVIQYVDRFLQDLQVETRRNHKGGLIATLPGENDKEHRMLTAHVDTLGAMVKEVKDNGRLRLDLIGGFKYNAIEGEYCEIHTSSGKVFTGTILMHQTSVHVYKNAGDAKRNQENMEVRIDAKVENAKEIRELGIEVGDFVSFDPRVQLADNGFIKSRHLDDKASVGILLQLIKRLKEENVTLPYTTHFLISNNEEIGYGGNSNITPETVEYLAVDMGAMGDGQSTDEYTASICVKDASGPYHFGLRKHLVELAESNDIGYQLDIYPYYGSDASAAIRAGHDIVHGLIGPGIDSSHAYERTHETSLDYTEQLLYHYVLSGMVKY
- a CDS encoding alpha/beta hydrolase is translated as MPVNPKIQFFLDKLNALPKTPLDEITPEAYRAMETESIKNLPQLEEPVKKVEDRVLKLKGRDIPVRVYTPNKGTAPHPGLVYYHGGGWVLGDLESHDAVCRFLANTASCVVISVDYRLAPESKFPAAVDDAYDSLEWIVEHEEEFAIDRSRIAVGGDSAGGNLAAVACIIAKERKAPEICHQLLLYPSTGFKEEPPSLKENAEGYFLTAESMEWFRKHYFNSDDDMLHPYASPILYHDLSGLPSATILTAQYDPLRDVGKAYAEQLEVNGVNVVYKNYEDLIHGFANFAGFVPEAKDALEDGARSLEKAFASSK
- a CDS encoding metal ABC transporter substrate-binding protein gives rise to the protein MKKGLVFIVMFTVVFIFAGCSGNEEGAADAKQNGEKLQVVTTYSILYDIVQNVAGDLAEVHSLVPIGTDPHSYEPLPEDVQLTSDADIVFYNGFNLEAGNSWFHKMVETAGKSEEDETVFRITEGIDPQLLKSGGHKGEPDPHAWLDAKNGIVYAENARDALMKADPDNKEIYEQNAADYIKELEAMDNEIKQKVNKIPEEKRVLVTSEGAFKYFSAAYGFHAAYIWEINAENQGTPDQIKSVVDTIKEKEIPGLFIETSVDPRSMETVSNETGAPIVGKIFTDSLGEAGEEGDTYIKMMEWNVDMITKGLME
- a CDS encoding nucleotidyltransferase family protein — its product is MSFYQQSRDQILLHLKNIIDTTLKDIPADVYLFGSWARKEEKRTSDIDVALQSPEEIPIIKWVELRERIEESPLPYRVDLVDLSKADQDLINRIKKEGIQWKGYSNEFKSQTKP
- a CDS encoding carboxymuconolactone decarboxylase family protein, with the protein product MSTILYQKEYMKNLNQLKDLAPEQMKAFSEYNDGVFKDGALTKKDKEIIAVAIAHVTQCPYCIDSHTRSAKKAGASLEELVEAVFVVSGVEAGGAVTHSTNMHNAKDPEADDTLYVRSNLKKLGQLGKSAPDAFKGYSNFNAAAMKEGKLSAKFKEIIAVAVGHATLCPYCIDVHTKNADKAGATDEELSEAVLVASALLAGGSYAHMANMIKSYGE
- a CDS encoding metal ABC transporter permease, whose product is MNFIEAIMHYEFLQKALLTSIMVGIICGVIGCFIVLRGMALMGDAISHAVLPGVAVSYFLGINFFFGAVFTGVLTAIGIGYISQNSRIKNDSSIGIVFTSAFALGIILITLMKSSTDLYHILFGNVLAVRPSDMWMTLVIGLIVLVSVYVFYKELLVTSFDPTMAQAYGLPNKLIHYFLMTLLTMVTVASLQTVGIILVVAMLITPAATAYLLTNRLSTMIFLSSGFGVIAAVICLYISYKANLASGATIVLVATILFFITFIISPKHGVLWRTIRSRKQRASYS